The Bernardetia sp. genome window below encodes:
- the thrS gene encoding threonine--tRNA ligase translates to MSQINVTLPDGSIRNYPQGTNAFEVAKSISEGLARNVLAAEVNGEVWDSTRPLPENTDLKLLTWNDDNGKMAFWHSSAHLLAEALEALYDNVKFAIGPPIENGFYYDVDFGDKTFSSDDLPKIEKKMKELAKQKNEFIRKEVSKADALAYFTEKQDPYKLEMIEALEDGSITFYTQGNFTDLCRGPHIPHTGAIKSVKLLSVAGAYWRGDENREQLTRIYGITFPKEKELKEYLERLEEAKKRDHRKLGKELELFTFSERVGLGLPLWLPKGTMLRERLEQFLRKEQVKRGYEPVVTPHIGHKNLYITSGHYEKYGEDAFQPIKTPAEGEEFFLKPMNCPHHCEIYKTRPRSYRDLPLRLAEFGTVYRYEQSGELHGLTRVRGFTQDDAHLFCTPEQVKEEFKSVIDLVLYVFKVFGFTEYSAQVSLRDPENKTKYVGDDANWDLAEQQIKEAAEEKGLPTVIEYGEAAFYGPKLDFMVRDAIGRKWQLGTIQVDYNLPERFELEYTGSDNKPHRPVMIHRAPFGSMERFVAILIESTAGNFPLWLSPDQLVVLPISERFNDYAKEVVQKLREKDIRGSVDERNEKIGRKIRDAEVNKIPYMLLVGEKEVESNTVSVRKKGEGDLGSMSVEEFTSHFISAVDAELAE, encoded by the coding sequence ATGAGCCAAATTAATGTAACACTTCCAGACGGAAGTATCAGAAACTATCCACAAGGCACAAATGCCTTTGAAGTAGCAAAAAGTATCAGTGAAGGACTCGCACGCAACGTGTTAGCAGCCGAAGTAAACGGAGAAGTTTGGGACTCCACACGCCCATTGCCTGAAAACACCGATTTGAAACTTCTTACATGGAATGACGATAATGGTAAAATGGCATTTTGGCACTCGTCGGCGCACCTTTTAGCCGAAGCCTTAGAAGCCCTTTATGACAATGTAAAATTTGCTATTGGTCCTCCTATCGAAAATGGTTTTTATTACGATGTGGACTTTGGAGACAAAACATTTTCTTCTGACGATTTGCCAAAAATCGAAAAGAAAATGAAAGAGCTTGCCAAGCAAAAAAATGAGTTTATAAGAAAAGAAGTTTCTAAAGCTGATGCGCTTGCTTATTTCACAGAAAAACAAGACCCTTACAAATTAGAAATGATTGAAGCCTTAGAAGATGGCTCAATTACATTCTATACACAAGGAAACTTTACAGATTTGTGTCGTGGTCCTCATATTCCACATACGGGAGCAATTAAGTCAGTCAAACTTTTGAGCGTGGCTGGTGCATACTGGCGTGGCGACGAAAACCGTGAGCAACTCACACGTATTTATGGAATCACATTTCCTAAAGAAAAAGAACTCAAAGAATATTTAGAACGCTTAGAAGAAGCTAAGAAACGAGACCACAGAAAATTAGGAAAAGAATTAGAACTTTTTACTTTTTCTGAAAGAGTAGGGCTAGGACTTCCTTTGTGGTTGCCAAAAGGTACAATGCTTAGAGAGCGTTTGGAGCAGTTTCTTAGAAAGGAACAAGTTAAGCGTGGTTATGAGCCAGTAGTTACACCTCATATTGGACACAAAAATCTTTACATTACTTCTGGACACTATGAAAAGTATGGTGAAGATGCTTTTCAGCCTATCAAAACGCCAGCAGAAGGAGAAGAGTTTTTCTTAAAGCCAATGAACTGTCCTCATCACTGTGAAATTTATAAAACTCGTCCTCGTTCGTATCGTGATTTGCCATTGCGTTTGGCAGAATTTGGAACAGTATATCGTTATGAGCAGAGTGGAGAGTTGCACGGACTGACTCGTGTACGTGGTTTTACGCAAGATGATGCTCACCTTTTCTGTACACCAGAGCAGGTTAAGGAAGAGTTTAAGAGTGTGATTGATTTGGTATTGTATGTCTTTAAAGTATTTGGTTTTACAGAATATTCTGCACAGGTTTCTTTGAGAGACCCAGAAAACAAAACAAAATATGTAGGAGATGATGCAAACTGGGACTTGGCAGAGCAACAAATCAAAGAAGCTGCCGAAGAAAAAGGTTTGCCTACAGTTATAGAATACGGAGAAGCAGCTTTTTATGGTCCTAAATTGGACTTTATGGTGCGTGATGCGATTGGTAGAAAATGGCAACTCGGTACAATTCAAGTAGATTATAATTTACCTGAGCGTTTTGAGTTAGAATATACAGGTTCTGACAACAAACCTCATCGTCCAGTAATGATTCACCGTGCGCCATTTGGCTCAATGGAACGTTTTGTGGCTATTTTGATTGAAAGTACGGCAGGGAATTTCCCTCTTTGGCTTTCTCCAGACCAGCTTGTAGTATTACCAATTTCTGAGCGTTTCAATGATTATGCAAAAGAAGTTGTACAAAAACTACGTGAAAAAGACATTCGTGGTAGTGTAGATGAGCGCAACGAAAAGATTGGTCGTAAGATTCGTGATGCAGAAGTAAATAAGATTCCTTATATGCTTTTGGTAGGTGAAAAAGAAGTAGAGTCCAACACTGTTTCGGTTCGTAAGAAAGGCGAAGGCGATTTGGGTTCTATGTCAGTAGAAGAGTTTACAAGTCACTTTATCAGTGCCGTAGATGCTGAATTAGCAGAGTAA
- a CDS encoding S41 family peptidase: MKIKLPKIRLKLKKRFKYGIAGLLIVFMTGSAFYNPSEKYFEIAKNLDIFATLFKEVNTWYVDDVTPGKLMKTGIDAMLASLDPYTNYISEDQIEDYRTMTTGEYSGIGASVGTRDGRILIMMPLEGFAADKAGIKIGDEIVAIDGISLKDKSYDEASQLLKGQAKTNVVLSIKRYGNENPIDITVTREKIQTYNVPYSGMVTEDIGMIKLTDFTRDASKEVNDALLDLKSKGAKKIIFDVRGNPGGLLDEAVKISNIFVEKGKEIVSTKGKVKDWNKTYNGLSEATDTEIPLVVLTSGTSASAAEIVSGVMQDYDRGVLIGENTYGKGLVQATRSLSYNSKLKVTIAKYYIPSGRCIQAIDYANRNEDGSVGKLADSLRKPFKTAAGRIVYDGGGVKPDIAIEHDRFAPITQTLYLKGLLFDYANKYHFENKEIAEAKKFNLTDAEYNNFIKWLSTKEYDYTTKVERMIEDLEKVAQTEDSYEALKPKIEEFKKGIAHNKENDLRNHKNEIIELLEREIATRYYLERGQMEATFDDDLDIKAAIEVLNNEAKYKEILSAQ; the protein is encoded by the coding sequence ATGAAAATCAAACTTCCTAAAATCAGACTAAAGCTAAAAAAGAGATTCAAATATGGCATTGCAGGGCTACTTATTGTCTTCATGACAGGCTCTGCCTTCTACAATCCAAGTGAAAAATACTTCGAAATTGCTAAAAATTTAGACATTTTTGCCACTCTTTTCAAAGAAGTAAATACATGGTATGTAGATGATGTAACCCCTGGGAAACTCATGAAAACAGGTATTGATGCCATGCTTGCTTCACTAGACCCTTATACCAATTATATTTCAGAAGACCAGATAGAAGACTATCGCACCATGACAACAGGGGAATATAGTGGAATTGGTGCATCAGTAGGAACAAGAGATGGCAGAATCTTGATTATGATGCCACTAGAAGGTTTTGCAGCCGATAAAGCAGGAATAAAAATAGGCGATGAAATCGTAGCTATTGATGGTATTTCTTTAAAAGATAAAAGCTATGATGAAGCAAGCCAACTTTTGAAAGGACAAGCCAAAACAAATGTTGTGCTTTCTATCAAACGCTATGGCAATGAAAATCCTATCGATATTACAGTTACGAGAGAAAAAATCCAAACCTATAATGTTCCTTATTCTGGGATGGTAACAGAAGACATCGGAATGATAAAACTGACTGACTTTACTCGTGATGCAAGCAAGGAAGTAAATGATGCTTTATTAGACTTGAAATCAAAAGGAGCAAAGAAAATTATTTTTGATGTAAGAGGAAATCCTGGGGGACTTTTAGATGAAGCTGTCAAAATATCTAATATTTTTGTAGAAAAAGGAAAAGAAATTGTAAGCACGAAAGGAAAAGTAAAAGACTGGAACAAAACCTATAATGGTCTTTCAGAAGCAACCGATACAGAAATTCCTTTGGTTGTCCTGACGAGTGGAACAAGTGCTTCGGCTGCCGAAATTGTTTCTGGCGTGATGCAAGATTATGATAGAGGCGTTTTGATTGGAGAAAATACGTATGGAAAAGGGCTTGTACAGGCTACTCGTTCGCTTTCTTACAACTCTAAACTAAAAGTTACGATAGCAAAATATTATATTCCGAGTGGAAGATGTATTCAAGCTATTGATTATGCTAATAGAAATGAAGACGGAAGCGTTGGAAAATTAGCTGATTCACTTCGCAAGCCCTTCAAGACAGCAGCAGGACGTATTGTTTATGATGGTGGTGGTGTAAAACCAGATATTGCTATCGAACACGATAGATTTGCGCCTATCACGCAGACGTTATATTTGAAAGGACTTTTGTTTGATTATGCCAACAAATATCACTTTGAAAATAAAGAAATTGCAGAAGCAAAGAAATTTAATTTGACAGATGCAGAATATAATAATTTTATCAAATGGCTTTCTACAAAAGAATACGACTATACTACCAAAGTAGAAAGAATGATAGAAGATTTGGAGAAAGTAGCTCAAACAGAAGATTCTTATGAGGCTCTAAAACCAAAGATAGAAGAGTTTAAAAAGGGAATTGCTCACAACAAGGAAAATGATTTGCGTAATCATAAAAACGAAATTATTGAGCTTTTGGAAAGAGAAATTGCTACTCGTTATTATTTAGAGAGAGGACAAATGGAAGCTACCTTTGATGATGATTTAGACATTAAAGCAGCCATTGAAGTCTTGAATAATGAAGCGAAATACAAAGAAATATTGAGCGCACAATAA
- the dnaA gene encoding chromosomal replication initiator protein DnaA has protein sequence MVSLSQQNTAISLHPHSTNSGGYKDCQTVWQQCLELIRAEIPEQSFKTWFVPVRPLRLRQNILTIQVPSLYFYEFLEEHYVLLLRKAIIEQLGTHGKLEYSLLPEKSQPAIFDNSFENIAKSNQQSQNETIQNENNFTSSTKEEQSLETPSIQTSLFQNQDSVEKNLNPQKTQETNSDIPIVLNGNSNYHTATSRSQLNTNFTEEPTQRITNNIQGKYNEREQRAFQENQFTNPATQQQTKQSHFQAQKQYQQIRQRQEQSNFSTQKANQILPHNLNPRYTFDTFVEGECNSVAFAAGRAIAKNPGRTSFHPLVLYGGVGLGKTHLAHAIGNKILEQYPEKRVVYVSADQFANDFVASVREQQITQFTEQYYHLDVLIVDDIQFLCDKVKTQESFFHIFNHLHSAGKQMIMTSDCAPAQMRGLQERLLSRFKWGAILDLKVPDVETRKAIIYTKLQGYETQVSQDVIDFLAQSVTTNVRELEGVITSLLAKSSLADMNISLDLARQALGAVVAHQNTSQDLSIDAIEEIVAAFFQVTLEQLKSKTRKKEIALARQFAMYLTKEYTDLPLKAIGWHFGKRDHSTVIHACKVVPLKVEQEESYKKTYDEIIKRIEQL, from the coding sequence ATGGTATCACTTTCTCAACAAAATACGGCTATCTCACTTCACCCACACTCAACAAATAGTGGTGGGTATAAAGATTGTCAGACAGTTTGGCAGCAGTGTTTGGAGCTTATCAGGGCAGAAATTCCAGAACAGAGTTTCAAGACTTGGTTTGTTCCTGTAAGACCTTTGCGTCTGCGCCAAAATATTTTGACGATTCAAGTACCAAGCCTCTATTTTTACGAATTTTTAGAAGAGCATTATGTTCTTCTACTCAGAAAAGCGATTATCGAACAGTTAGGCACACATGGAAAGTTGGAGTATTCTCTTCTTCCAGAAAAAAGTCAGCCAGCTATTTTTGATAATTCCTTTGAAAATATTGCAAAATCTAATCAGCAGAGCCAAAACGAGACGATACAAAACGAGAATAATTTTACTTCTTCAACAAAAGAAGAACAGAGTTTAGAAACTCCTTCTATTCAGACCAGTTTGTTTCAAAATCAAGATTCAGTAGAAAAAAATCTGAATCCACAAAAAACACAAGAAACAAACTCTGATATTCCGATAGTGTTAAATGGCAATTCAAACTACCACACAGCGACTTCAAGAAGTCAGCTAAATACTAATTTTACAGAAGAACCTACTCAAAGGATAACAAATAATATACAAGGAAAATATAACGAGAGAGAGCAGAGAGCATTTCAAGAAAATCAGTTTACAAATCCTGCTACACAACAGCAGACAAAACAATCTCATTTTCAAGCTCAAAAACAGTATCAGCAAATTCGTCAGAGACAAGAACAAAGCAATTTTAGTACTCAAAAAGCGAATCAGATACTGCCTCATAATCTCAACCCTAGATATACTTTCGATACTTTTGTAGAAGGTGAATGTAATAGTGTTGCTTTTGCAGCAGGTAGAGCCATTGCCAAAAATCCAGGAAGAACGAGTTTTCACCCTTTAGTTTTGTATGGTGGCGTTGGTTTAGGCAAAACACACCTTGCCCACGCAATTGGTAATAAAATATTAGAACAATACCCTGAAAAGCGTGTAGTTTATGTTTCTGCCGACCAGTTTGCAAATGATTTTGTAGCTTCTGTACGTGAACAGCAAATTACGCAGTTTACGGAACAGTATTATCATTTAGATGTACTGATTGTAGATGATATTCAGTTTTTGTGTGATAAGGTAAAGACACAAGAGAGTTTTTTTCATATCTTCAATCACTTGCATAGTGCTGGAAAACAGATGATAATGACTAGCGACTGTGCGCCTGCTCAAATGAGAGGTTTACAAGAACGATTACTTTCTCGTTTCAAATGGGGAGCTATCCTAGATTTGAAAGTTCCTGATGTGGAAACAAGAAAGGCAATTATTTATACGAAGTTGCAAGGCTATGAAACACAGGTTTCTCAAGATGTAATTGATTTCTTGGCACAAAGCGTAACAACTAATGTTAGAGAATTGGAAGGGGTTATTACTTCTCTTTTGGCAAAGTCTTCACTGGCAGATATGAATATTTCGCTAGATTTGGCTCGCCAAGCTCTTGGAGCAGTTGTGGCACATCAAAATACTTCTCAAGACCTTTCTATTGATGCGATTGAGGAAATTGTAGCAGCTTTTTTTCAAGTTACTTTGGAACAACTTAAAAGTAAGACTAGAAAGAAAGAAATTGCTCTTGCTCGTCAGTTTGCAATGTATCTTACCAAAGAATATACTGATTTGCCTTTAAAAGCTATTGGTTGGCACTTTGGAAAAAGAGACCACAGTACAGTTATTCATGCTTGTAAAGTTGTTCCACTGAAAGTTGAACAAGAAGAATCTTACAAGAAAACGTATGACGAAATCATCAAGCGTATAGAACAGCTTTAA
- a CDS encoding amidase, producing the protein MKTISMTELSANEIIEGIKKNEFTISEVVESHISQVEKINPELNAMAAPLYEQAKERAKELDKNKKEYKNHPLLGLPVTLKDHVQVKGGISTFGLKGLAGNINQQNSTIAQRLEDAGAVILGASNMAEFGGAYETDNLIYGRTNNPYDINRTSGGSSGGESALIAAQGSPLGIGTDAGGSIRVPSHYAGIVGIKPTRGRVPLTGILPETNGMISFLAYASPMARYVDDVELAYHQIIGNDGQDPRSISYPLASSKKIDVKNLKVAYYTGYEGIPEIDSDTSKTIENVIATLRKDTQGVEEINPIFLEKAFSTWFTLFSGGGGSMPTKFALEQFFNTKEYGIILQKLFEEMDKPENIVSLNDYQMALMQWDIITKQLGGVFQNADVIISPVTKSAAPLHGTTYDRISDFAYTQIHNLSGLPTLVVRCGTSKEGLPIGVQITANMFREDICFAVGKYLENIFGGYKAPKLS; encoded by the coding sequence ATGAAGACAATAAGCATGACAGAACTATCTGCGAATGAAATTATAGAAGGTATCAAGAAAAATGAATTTACTATTTCAGAAGTGGTAGAATCTCATATTTCTCAAGTAGAAAAAATAAACCCAGAGCTCAATGCGATGGCTGCTCCTTTATACGAACAGGCTAAAGAAAGAGCAAAAGAACTAGATAAAAACAAAAAAGAGTATAAAAATCATCCTCTTTTAGGACTGCCAGTAACTTTAAAAGACCACGTACAGGTAAAAGGAGGTATTTCTACATTTGGTTTGAAAGGTTTAGCAGGAAATATAAACCAACAAAACTCTACCATTGCACAGCGTCTGGAAGATGCTGGAGCAGTTATTCTAGGAGCTAGTAACATGGCAGAGTTTGGAGGAGCTTACGAGACAGACAATCTGATTTATGGAAGGACAAACAACCCTTATGATATAAATCGTACTTCTGGGGGAAGTAGTGGAGGAGAGTCAGCTCTGATTGCAGCGCAAGGTTCGCCTTTAGGAATTGGCACAGATGCAGGTGGAAGTATTCGTGTTCCTTCTCATTATGCAGGTATTGTAGGGATAAAACCTACTCGTGGGCGTGTCCCCCTAACAGGTATTTTGCCCGAAACCAATGGAATGATTAGTTTTTTAGCGTATGCATCCCCTATGGCTCGTTATGTAGATGATGTAGAATTGGCTTATCATCAGATTATTGGAAATGACGGACAAGACCCTCGTTCTATCAGTTATCCGTTAGCATCTAGTAAAAAAATAGATGTAAAAAACTTAAAAGTAGCTTATTATACAGGCTATGAAGGAATTCCTGAAATTGATTCAGATACTTCAAAAACAATCGAAAATGTAATTGCTACACTTCGAAAAGATACACAAGGTGTGGAAGAAATAAATCCTATATTTTTAGAAAAGGCTTTTTCTACTTGGTTTACTCTTTTTTCTGGAGGTGGAGGAAGTATGCCTACAAAGTTTGCTTTGGAACAGTTCTTTAATACAAAAGAGTATGGAATTATTTTACAAAAACTTTTTGAAGAGATGGACAAGCCAGAAAATATTGTTTCTTTGAACGACTACCAAATGGCACTTATGCAATGGGATATTATTACCAAACAACTGGGTGGAGTTTTTCAAAATGCTGATGTCATTATTTCTCCTGTTACGAAGAGTGCTGCACCTCTACACGGAACAACCTACGATAGAATAAGTGATTTTGCATATACACAAATTCATAATCTTTCTGGTTTGCCTACTTTAGTAGTTCGCTGTGGAACATCAAAAGAAGGTTTGCCAATTGGAGTTCAGATTACAGCAAATATGTTTAGAGAAGATATTTGTTTTGCTGTTGGGAAATATTTAGAAAATATTTTTGGTGGATATAAAGCTCCAAAACTATCTTAG
- a CDS encoding GAF domain-containing protein: MQKRFSLTSLTGTLQFSYILVIIMIGLTLALVIWRGNSLFKEHEDLYKMRSMKFHASELRNSLNHSFMLLQLYAQYDTAAHAEEMYYRTAIDIFYDKTKVNFDSVQTLSKGEIEAVLEIKPIMNELNEKYDHLRKFSEKGDPLKNYLRLDMIGLVLRLNKAVGAFILDEKNKEIEAREILNKKIIRNNVFAIPIFIGIMLTTYFLGRRALRKVVDGLKSIYKPTQALSQGKIPDTIVIPPNEFGGTLACLRQLSQGLDEVKDFAQEVGKRNFEKNIDSFPEDSELGEALHKMKISLKEVAKTEQERSWQNQGVVEMGNVIRKHTENMQVLCDELLTNLVKYVNAQQGAIFLPTEQGQKLVLQSAYAYGRKKFIEKEVRSDEGILGEVFQDAERVFMTDIPKDYAQISAGLGDAKPNCVLVVPLAAQEKVLGVLEIASFQVLTEVEIKLVERTAEILAASISSVANAEKMKNLLEKSKYSAQQMSAQEEELRQNTEELMATREELERQLIEIKSQVDEKDYIFENNNQAFAFVDPSGRILRINYSFTQLLEFSKEELLGNPISKFVPDLRGLNKHAKRDSEKVMYHVYSATTRSKKQISILANVTRLEVNKEILFMIGLANIPAEKEFEKETKAASSLN, encoded by the coding sequence ATGCAAAAACGTTTTTCTCTAACTTCTCTTACAGGAACACTTCAATTTTCATATATTTTAGTGATAATAATGATAGGGCTTACGCTTGCTCTAGTAATATGGAGAGGCAATTCTCTTTTTAAAGAACACGAAGATTTGTATAAAATGAGAAGTATGAAGTTTCATGCCAGTGAACTTCGTAACTCGCTCAATCATTCGTTTATGCTCTTACAGTTGTATGCCCAATACGACACTGCTGCTCATGCTGAAGAGATGTATTACCGAACTGCTATTGATATTTTCTATGACAAAACAAAGGTTAATTTTGACTCAGTTCAGACGCTTTCAAAGGGAGAAATTGAAGCTGTTTTGGAAATAAAACCAATTATGAACGAGCTGAATGAAAAATATGACCATTTGAGAAAATTTTCTGAAAAAGGAGACCCTTTAAAAAATTATCTTCGTTTGGACATGATAGGCTTAGTGCTACGACTCAACAAAGCTGTTGGAGCTTTTATACTGGACGAAAAAAACAAAGAAATTGAAGCTAGAGAAATATTAAACAAGAAGATTATTAGAAATAATGTCTTTGCTATTCCTATCTTTATCGGAATCATGCTAACAACATATTTTCTAGGAAGGCGAGCTTTACGTAAAGTAGTTGATGGACTAAAATCTATATACAAACCCACACAAGCTCTTTCTCAAGGAAAGATTCCAGATACTATTGTTATTCCACCCAATGAGTTTGGAGGCACACTTGCTTGTTTGCGTCAGCTTTCGCAAGGATTGGATGAAGTAAAAGATTTTGCACAAGAAGTAGGAAAAAGAAATTTTGAAAAAAATATAGATAGTTTTCCAGAAGATTCAGAACTGGGAGAAGCTCTTCATAAAATGAAAATCAGTCTGAAGGAAGTTGCCAAGACAGAGCAAGAAAGAAGTTGGCAAAATCAAGGAGTAGTTGAAATGGGAAATGTAATTCGTAAGCATACAGAAAATATGCAAGTGCTTTGCGATGAGTTGCTTACCAATTTAGTAAAATACGTCAATGCTCAACAAGGTGCTATTTTTCTTCCCACAGAACAAGGTCAAAAATTAGTATTGCAGTCTGCTTATGCTTACGGACGTAAAAAGTTCATAGAAAAAGAAGTTAGAAGCGATGAAGGTATTTTGGGAGAAGTTTTTCAAGATGCAGAGAGAGTTTTTATGACAGATATTCCAAAAGATTATGCTCAAATTAGTGCTGGTTTGGGAGATGCAAAACCAAATTGTGTGTTGGTTGTGCCATTGGCAGCACAAGAAAAAGTATTGGGTGTGTTGGAAATTGCATCTTTCCAAGTATTGACAGAAGTAGAGATAAAGTTAGTAGAGCGAACAGCAGAAATATTGGCAGCTTCTATTTCTAGTGTGGCAAATGCTGAAAAAATGAAAAATTTGCTAGAAAAGAGTAAATATTCAGCACAACAGATGAGCGCACAAGAAGAAGAGCTTCGTCAGAATACAGAGGAACTTATGGCTACTCGTGAGGAGCTAGAAAGACAACTTATAGAAATTAAATCGCAGGTAGATGAAAAAGACTATATTTTTGAAAATAATAATCAAGCCTTTGCTTTCGTCGATCCTTCTGGTAGAATATTGAGAATCAATTATTCTTTTACACAGCTTTTAGAGTTTAGCAAGGAAGAACTATTAGGAAACCCAATTAGCAAGTTTGTTCCAGATTTGCGTGGACTAAACAAGCACGCCAAAAGAGATAGCGAAAAAGTGATGTATCACGTCTATTCAGCAACTACAAGAAGTAAAAAACAAATTTCCATTTTGGCAAATGTTACTCGTTTAGAAGTAAACAAAGAAATTCTCTTTATGATAGGACTAGCCAATATTCCTGCTGAAAAAGAATTTGAGAAAGAAACCAAAGCAGCATCGTCTTTAAATTAA
- the lpdA gene encoding dihydrolipoyl dehydrogenase, with amino-acid sequence MKYDVTVIGSGPGGYVAAIRAAQLGLKTAIIEKYSTLGGTCLNVGCIPSKALLDSSEHYHNAQKHFKEHGIEINAPKVDFEQMINRKRDVVSKTCDGVSFLMKKNKIDVHQGVGSFIDKNNIKITAEDGKETKIETDKVIIATGSKPTIFPFFPYDKKRFITSTEALELKEVPKKMIVIGGGVIGMELGSVYARLGTEVSVVEFMPSILGSMDSTMGKELERVSKKTLKMKFFLQHKVEEAKQDGDEVVIKATDKKGKEVEFRADYCLLAVGRSPYTEGLGLENIGIKTDKRGTIEVNDHLETSVKGVYAIGDVVRGAMLAHKAEEEGVMVAELMAGQKPHINYLLIPGVVYTWPEVASVGYTEEQLKESGRKYKVGSFPFMALGRARASMDTDGLVKVLADEKTDEILGMHIIGARAADMIATGVTAMEFRASAEDVARQSHAHPTYMEAVKEACLAATENRAVHI; translated from the coding sequence ATGAAATACGACGTAACAGTTATTGGTTCGGGACCGGGTGGCTATGTAGCAGCCATTCGTGCAGCACAGTTAGGACTCAAAACTGCAATCATAGAAAAATATAGTACACTTGGTGGAACGTGCCTAAATGTAGGCTGTATTCCTTCAAAGGCTCTTTTAGACTCTTCTGAACATTACCACAACGCACAAAAACACTTCAAAGAACACGGAATTGAAATCAATGCACCAAAAGTAGATTTTGAGCAAATGATTAATCGTAAGCGTGATGTAGTAAGCAAAACATGTGATGGAGTTTCTTTTTTGATGAAGAAAAACAAAATTGATGTACATCAAGGAGTAGGTTCTTTTATTGATAAGAATAATATCAAAATCACAGCAGAAGACGGCAAAGAAACCAAAATAGAAACGGATAAGGTAATTATCGCTACAGGTTCGAAGCCCACTATTTTCCCATTCTTCCCTTACGATAAAAAGCGTTTCATTACTTCAACAGAAGCCTTAGAGCTTAAAGAAGTTCCCAAGAAAATGATTGTTATTGGTGGTGGCGTTATCGGAATGGAACTCGGTTCTGTATATGCTCGCTTGGGAACAGAAGTTTCTGTAGTGGAGTTTATGCCTTCTATTTTGGGCTCAATGGACAGCACAATGGGGAAAGAATTAGAAAGAGTGAGTAAAAAAACACTCAAAATGAAATTCTTTTTACAACATAAAGTAGAAGAAGCAAAACAAGATGGCGATGAAGTAGTCATCAAAGCAACTGATAAAAAAGGTAAAGAAGTAGAGTTTAGAGCAGATTATTGTTTGTTGGCAGTTGGTCGTAGTCCTTATACAGAAGGCTTAGGTTTAGAAAATATTGGTATCAAGACAGACAAAAGAGGAACTATCGAAGTAAACGACCATTTGGAAACAAGCGTAAAAGGTGTTTATGCAATTGGCGATGTGGTTCGTGGTGCAATGCTCGCACACAAAGCAGAAGAAGAAGGTGTAATGGTTGCCGAACTTATGGCAGGACAAAAACCTCATATCAATTATCTCCTAATTCCGGGGGTAGTTTATACATGGCCAGAAGTGGCGAGTGTGGGCTACACAGAGGAGCAGCTCAAAGAATCTGGTAGAAAATACAAAGTAGGTTCGTTTCCATTTATGGCACTTGGTAGAGCAAGAGCTTCAATGGACACAGACGGCTTAGTAAAAGTTTTGGCAGACGAAAAAACAGATGAAATTTTGGGAATGCATATCATTGGAGCAAGAGCAGCCGATATGATTGCGACTGGTGTAACGGCAATGGAATTTAGAGCATCAGCTGAAGATGTTGCAAGACAAAGCCATGCTCACCCAACATATATGGAAGCTGTAAAAGAAGCCTGCCTAGCAGCTACTGAAAACCGTGCTGTTCATATATAA